AGCCATCGTAGGACTTAACCTTAAAGCTCCCAAAACCTCTTATTTCTATCCGATCACCCTTTACCAAAGCCTCTTCCAGCACATCGAAAGTGATATTAACTATAGTTTCTGCAAGCTTAAGGGGAATTCCTTCACTCTTAGCAAGAGTTGTAATCAATTGGCTTTTAGTCATAGTTTCCTCCAATTCTTACCTGGTTTTAACAGGTGTTATACAATCTTTGCCCCTCATGTAGGAACGAAGAGCTTCTGGAATTAAAACACTCCCATCTTTTTGTTGATAATTTTCCAGAACCGCTACAACTGTGCGTCCAACAGCTAATCCGGAGCCGTTCAAGGTATGGACGAGTTCTGTTTTTTTCTTGCCTTTTCTTTTAAAGCGAATATCCGCTCGCCTCGCCTGAAAATCCTCGAAATTGCTACAGGAAGAAATTTCTCTATAGGCATTCTGGCCTGGTAGCCAGACTTCTATGTCATAAGTTTTAGATGCGGAAAAACCAAGATCACCTGTGCAGAGACTAACAACCCTATAGTGAAGCCCCAGAGCTTGTAAAATAGCCTCGGCATTAGCAAGAAGAGATTCAAGCTCAGAGTAAGAATCTTCCGGCTTTACAATTTTGACGAGTTCAACCTTATTAAACTGATGTTGGCGTATGAGCCCTCTTGTGTCCTTTCCGTAAGATCCCGCTTCAGAACGAAAGCAAGGGGTATAGGCTGTGTAATATTTAGGAAGTTGATCTTCATCGAGAATTTCACCAGCATGAATATTGGTAACGGGAACC
This genomic interval from Thermodesulforhabdaceae bacterium contains the following:
- a CDS encoding HU family DNA-binding protein, with the translated sequence MTKSQLITTLAKSEGIPLKLAETIVNITFDVLEEALVKGDRIEIRGFGSFKVKSYDGYKGRNPRTGELIEVEPKRLPFFKVGKDLYRLVNNE